TTATGGAACACTAGATGAACTCACTCTCTTCACAAACATAGTAAATCAGTACGTGTCTATTGTAGAACAGTATAACTTGCTTTTACCATTTCACATGCTCAATTACAACATCTCTTTGCACGTAGATGGGAATTCGCAGCTACTGAGCAATTACTTGACTCCTTGAAGATATGTTTCATTGCTCTTAATGGCATTACTAACAAAATCAGCTACAAGGTCTATAAAAAGAACGGACGGAACTATAGACTCCCTAAAGAAGGTGATATTTTGACAAATGATCAACACCAATATATTTTACAAGTCAACATTcaattttgaaatcaattacTCATGCTATACCTCAGAGATTGTTAATCGTTACAGTGGGAAAGATTGTGTAATGCCTTCCTCTTAGAAGCACAATGGTTTGCTTCTGGGAACTTGTCAAAGGCAGAGGAGTACCTGAAGAATGCCCTTGTTAGTACAGGGTTGCATGTGGTGCTAGTTCACATGTTCTTTCTTTTGGGTCAGGGTATTCTTAAGGAGACTGTCAATCTTTTGGACAACAGTCCAAGCATACAGAAACAACTGTTGGGCTATGGGATGACATTGGAAGTGCCCAGGTAACATTACATTCACATGTAGCCACCCATGATTTATCACTATTAATAAGGAAGTGATTCTACCTATAGATATCAAGTGGCTTAAAGGACAGTGGTTATTGATTGTTCTTTCCTAGGACCATATAGCAAGTCAACAActcatataatttttgttaGGCAGTCAAGAGTGAGGTAAGagtttccttaaaaaaaaaaatttgacaaacgaaaattttgtaattgatATGTTCTGCAACATCTAAGGTTAATCAATCATTAACAAAGCTAGTATTAACCGCAGGATGAGAATCAAAATAGACACAATGGATCCTACATTGAGTGCTACAGGAAAGAACATCAAGGCTTCAGTTGAAGATGCACAAAGGCATGTTATCAAAATGATTTCAAACACATGGAAGCAACTCAACAAGGATTGCTTTACCCCATATCTGTTTCCAGCATCTTTTATAAAAGCTTCTCTTAACACTGCAAGGATGGTTCCTATGATATACAGTTATGATAACAACCCCTTCCAAATTCCAAATCTTGATAAGTACATGAAGTCACTGCTCACTGCTGCaagaaattctttaaaaaaaaaattaaaaaaaaacagaagttTCAGTTTCTATGAAGTATAGCAATTTTACTTTTTCAGAACCAATGGAAGATATGAGGAGGCGTGTAAAGTAGTTGGCAGTTGTCAGCTACTTGGACATGCAATACCCTAAATTTTAAGtgctttaaaatttttattttccggaataataaattaaatgattATCCTAACTCTAGTACTAACTTGAAAAGTAAACATTCCAACAACTGTCTACTAGGTGAGAAGAAGAAtaacatagaaaaaaaatttaaatgccTTATTTATtgacaaataatttttatttcattgtagttaaaaaaatcaaaatcaattttccAGCAATATAGATATTTAAATTCATTGAAGATTGAATAGCGTACAAATGCCAAAATAACAAGGCTAAGATAACATTTTCACATCATGGTAAACCTGGTATCAATATTACAATCCTAGTCCAGCAAAGTCATCACCATCAGCCAGGGTTATACATATGCAAAATCTCAGAAAGAGTACAAACAGAATTGAAAAGGCAAAATCAAAAGAGTAACTACTTGCCCAGAGGCAATTCTAGTTTGAAATGGAAATACTTATTTGACTTCCCCAGTTCCACAAGCTCCTTAGCTTTTTCAATCTCTGTCTCCTTGACCAATCCATCTACCACACGCCTCAGTAAAGCTATATCAATGCGCAACCTTTGTTTGATAACCTCCACACATAGCTCATGAGCCATATCAAAATCACCCTCTTCACAAAGACATGGAATGAGGGTCATATAAGTAACCCAATCAGGACTACAGTCATTTTTTCGTATTTCATTATACCACCACTTTGCTTCATCCAACTTCCCATCTTTGCAAAACCCTTTAATTAAAGCATTATAACTGATCACATCGGCTTCAATTCCCTTGCTCCCCATTTCATCGATCAACTTCACTGCTTCTAGTATCCTGTTCTCATTAACCATTCCTCGCAACCTTGAATTGTAACTTCTAATATTATGAACAACATTCTTTCTCTCCATCATAGCCCATATCTTCTCTCCTTCCGAAAATCGGCCATTACTATAAAACCCTTCGAGCAGAGTATTGAATGTAAATGAATCAGGCTCCATCCCATTCTTCTCCAACTCATCAAACATTGAAAGCGCAGTGTCCAAAGAACCCATCTCACAAAATGCCTTAATAACAACATTATACGAGACCAAATCTGCTTCTATTGACAATTTGGGCGGTAATCCTCTAAAAATCTCATCAACTTTATCGAATTTCTTCGAGCTAACACAAGCAGCCAAAAGGGCATTGAAGGACTTAACAGTACGAGGACAATTCAGGCcaggcatttcatcaaacaccttGTGGGCATGATCAAACATGCCGGCTTTCCCATACAGGGAAATGAGACGGATGGCAAAGCCTTCAATGGCGATTTCTGGGTACTTCTTCTGGGCCTCTAGGATCTCTTCGATCATGGAGAACTTCTTGGCAGTGGCGAGGCGTCGAACCGTGGACTCATAGATGCCGTGCCTGGCTCGAAAACGGTCAGACTCGGAGGATTTCTTGAAGCTGTCGACAGTTTTTTGGAGTCTACGCTCTTTGGTTTTTGCGTTTCTGGCTGCGGCTTTGACAGTGTTGGTTTGTGTTGCTGTAGATGCAGCAGATAGAGAAGGGGTGAAGATGCCATGGAGGCGACGGTAGAGCTGGGAGGAAGACATACTGTTGTTGTCAGTCTAACCGAACATAGTAGTTTCTACCTTTTTAGGGTTTAAGGGTTTTACTTATGCCACTCTTTGTGTCTAAAGAAGTTCATTTCATTGTTATGAATTTATGCAATGTGATGTTTTTTAATGGATATGAATATGATGAGAGGCTTAGGGTGACTAAAGAGTTCCGACTTTTTCACACCGTTCATATAAATTAGCTAAACCTAAATCCCATAATATGAATATGattttaaataattcaatattTCGAAAATTACGTgttcattataaaataatttctggtcatttcaaaacaaaaaggaaaataaatcttaaaacatatatttaattgatattggGTATGTGTCTCATAATCTATTTgtttattatacatttttttaacataattcAATATATTGGGGAGGGAATATTTGaacattaaatatttttcttgaaaatactGAGATGTATCCGTtagaaataccaaaaagtgttagttgagttataaaactcTTGATGTTTATTAGACActcaaacataaaattttaaataactttaaatAAGCTTATTCTCGACTATTTATATGTTGTTTAAGAAATAAGTTATGAAAAAGTATAATtgtatttagtaaaaaaatatatattcaaaaagTTGTACACAATACATTAACTaacaactaataaaataaaataaaagaccaaaatacaGTAGGAGTACCTAAACCTTAGGCCATATAGGTAATTTTAGATCCTAAAGTAATCATCTTtataatccttaaaaaaaacataaattgaCCGCTATTagtctttaaaaacaaaaaatagttgATCCTACCTTTAACAAACTTAAAGTGATCACTTTTAGTTATTATGGAGTAATTATGTGTCAGTTTTTAGTTTGGTCACATCCAAGAGATTAAACAAGATTACTTTAATCTTGAAGgattaaaatcatttttagtCTACTTCAAAAACCAATGGTGTGTACACACACACCCACAgataggggtggcaaaatttgacacgactcGCGAACCCAACACGACACGACAcaaaattagcaggttatgggttgagactTAACGGGTTcatgtcatattcgggttgacacggctaacccgtttaataaacgggttgggttagtgttgaacacatagaacccgtttgacccgtctaacccgtttaattaaatgacattttaccaatatacccttcaaactctaggtatataaacttattagttgttgtgattcattttctttgacatattgtgattgattatttgtgatattgtgatatactttagttttgaatgattatttttgatgcagttactcattagttttgaattttatattaaaaatatttattcatttgttttttcattaatttttatttttcattttaataaaatttgataaacaggtcgacacgactgacccgtttaataaatgggtcgtgttagggttgagaaatcttgacccgtttaataaacatgtcgggttaatGTTGACCTATGCAGTcaaatactcatgacttgacacgacacgaacccaacacgcgaacacgaattgccacccctacccacagatatatatatatatatatatatatatatatatatatatatatatatatatatatatatatatatatatatatatatatatattaacaaaaccTAAGTTAAGaaatcctatcaaaaaaataaaaataaaaactaagaaaaacaaCACTTCTATAACCTTTAGTGTACATTTTCATTATTCAATAGAACacttattaattgtttttcttcttttcctttttaatgaaaaaggGCAAATGCCAATTTGATCTTTAATGATTGTCCCATTTAAGTtctgaaatttcaaattcaGAAATCGAAtacttaaaatttgaaaaatgattcAATTAATCTGCAATCTAATTTGGACAATGATGTGTCATGTAATGCAAAATTTCTCACAGAAATGTCTTTAGAAGAAGTGTCTTTGATTTCTTCTTGAAATGATATTTATAACTTCTTGTAGGTATCACATAAGAGCAAAAAAtattcatgtgtgtgtgtgtaactcCTAAGGCTTCATCGCATATTCGTAGCTGTTTGAGACTATTCAATAATTTATAGCATCCGTTTGAATTCaccaacaaattttatttaccAAACTAAATTCACATCTCCTAATATGTCGAATGGAGCTTAACCAGGAATAAAGCACAATTTGTTTAGGATTTGGATGCTGATTTGAATTTGATCATGAACAGGCAAAGATAACACAAATCTGATCACACTTAACAAGGTCACACAAGGGTTTTGCATAATAACACGTTAAATTAAAGGCGTGATTTTACTAGGCTGGCTAGCCGCCCCTTGTGCAAGGGTCCATGTAAACCATAAAGCCATACATTCATATGATTCGCTACCACATAAACCAAATTTGAACCAAACAGTAACTTGGGGGGAAAGAAAAACTTAAACAGTGAATAGAAGCATGAGTTAAAACAATAAGAAAGATATCAAAGAAGATTAACTAGAACGGAAATTCACTATTCATCTAAAAGACATTTCAAGCTAGACTGGAAATAATTATTCAACCTCCCCTGCTACTCATAAAAGACATTGCACTACTCAGCTGAAGGCTATTCATACTAGGACAGTAAAGCCATTACACTACTCAGCTGAAAGGCAATTCAGACTAGGACAGCAAAACCATTGCACTAAGCAGCTGTAGGCAATTCTGACTAGGATAGCAAAACCATTGCACTACTTAGCTGAAGGCAATTTCAGGTGATAACGACGATAACTATTTGTCTTCCCAAGCTCCACAAGCTTCTCTGCCTCCTCCATTCTAGACACCTTAACCAGTCCATCCAACACACGCTGCAATACTGGACCATCAACAAGGatctttcttttgaaaatttcattgcaCAGTTCGAAGGCTAGGTCCAAATCACCCTTCTCACAGGCAAAAGGAACAAGTATTTCGAAAGTCTTTCTATCTGGGGCACACTCACTCTTCTCTATTTCATTGTACCACCGCTTAGCTTCATCCAAGTTCTCCTCATTAACATACCCTATAATCAGAGCTTTGAAACTAAACACATCAAGTTTGACTTCCTTAGCCTTCATTTCTTCAACTAGCTCAACTGCCTCTTGGGTTTTTTTCACAATGGCCAATCCAAGCAACTTTGCATTGTAACTCCTACTATCAGGAACAACATTCTTCTTATCCATTCGACCCCATATCTTTTCACCTTCCAAAAATTGACCCTCTGAGTATAATGCATTCAAAAGGGTATTGAATGTAATCAAATCTGGCTCCACACCCTTCTTCTCCATCTCATCAAGCATCAAAACCGCAGAATCAAACGAACGCATCTCACAAAAACCCTTTATAACCGTATTATATGAATACAAATCCGGCTCAATCGACAACTCCTTTGGCAATTCCTTAAAAAGCCCATCAACCAAAGGAAATTTCTTGGAGTTCACACATGCCCCCAAAAGGGCATTGAAGGACAACACCGTGCGAGTGCAATCCCGTTcaggcatttcatcaaacaccttCCGGGCGTGCTCGAACATGCCCGATTTACCATACAATGCCACGAGTCGAGCGGAGAAGCCTTCTTTGGAGATATTTTTATACTTCTTTTGGTCTTCGAGGATCTCTTCGATCAATTTGAAGCATTTAGCCCGACCAAGGCGGCGAACCGTGTCTTCATAAATGCCAGTTCGGGTGCGGAACCGTTCGAGCTCGGAGTACTTCTTGAACTTCTCGACGAGGCGTTTGAAGCTGCGTTCTTTGTAGAGATCTTCGGAAATGGCTTTGATGTTAGTTGCTGTGGAGTTTGGTTGGAGAGAGGTGGAGAAAGAGCGGCGTAGAATGCGTGAGAAcgacattgttttttttttttttttggggttgttgAGAGGCGTTCGGGGCTTTAGGAGGAAAGTGAGAGTGAAAGTAATGAAGATTGAAAGCAAGACCTTTGCTATTTGGCTTTTAGGAGGGTTTAAGGTTGGGGGTTTGTGTATGTGAGCATAAAATAATAGGTATTGTCACTTTTTCATTAGTTTTAACAAGTCATTTGAATTGAGTTAGCTCAACTGCTTCcaaaaagaaatttagaattcaattttgACTTACACTAAAAATCAATCTGCATTttgatctaataataaagaacaatcaaCATATAGTGAAgccataaatttgaaatattgtcatattttaaaaataaaaaataaaaagacaaacaaacaaaaataatgtatATTACGAAAAGCCTTTAAGCTCAATTGGAACTTCCTAATTTTTCTAACATAAATGTTTAGggtttaaataattaaatctcCCCTCttattataactattgaattttgaaaaaaataattgatgatgcaaagaaaatcagtaggttggatgcttcgggcttgaaaggactacttgctctctcgatggcctgaaaaagaaagaagagcgatcaaaggtgaccggggtcgctggccaagaaccctccgatggcaaagttagttttctctctatgttttttttacttctcccaaaaagttgaaactccaaaaaacatagagagaaaactaactttgccatcggagggttcttggccggcgaccccggtcacctttgatcgctcttctttctttttcaggccatcgagagagcaagtagtcctttcaagcccgagaaaatcaataggctggatgcttcCGGCTTAAAAGGACTACTggttttcttcgcatcatcaataataataaaatgtatatttgatatctatactattatttaaggggcttcttcTATCTGAGCCGGATTGTTTTTTTGGTTCCAAAATACCCTACACCCTTAGGTTTAAGTAGAGGCAAAACTAAatgatagtttggtaaaaatacatgtctaacttgcactaaaatattgcctacaaaataggaacactcttccactaacccacttcttcaaaacaactatacatttatttttttttaaatagaaaaataagttaaacaccccacgtttatccaaaaaaaaatctaaatatatatatataataaaaataaaaataaaactaaaagacaatccagtttttttttttctaaaatacccttacattcctatgtttaagtagagataaaactaaaggacaatccagtaaaaatacaaccctaacttccactaaaacattgcctaaaaaatagagtcactttcctattgattttcaaatttatttatccacttataaattagattctcaaaataaaaagtatatatataataaaaaacatagattttttttttttttttgttgctactaccactaaaaaaaaaaagcctcatctcatgcgcgaagcgcgtgtgataaggctagtacacaataatttttttaacctattgaaaattattctaaggaattatttgtaaaaatattctAACACAAACAAGTGTATATCAAATATTGTTGATGCCCACTTGGCAAAAAGGCCCAATAacaagaagaagcccaacaatagaAAAAGGGTGAAGGAAGAAGAGTTAGTaaggtaagaaaaaaattattaagtccgAATGACAAGAATAATGGTCCACAGACCTATAAAGCAATAAGAAGGCCACAAAGAAAGCAAACTAACCCAAGGGAGCCCAGAGGAAAAAATAGTAAGCCCATGGGTATAAttagaaatagaaaacaagCAAAAATGGGCTAAAGAAGCCCCAAGAAAGGAATTAGTAAATGGTATGGTAATTGGGTCAGGAAAGACCGAAAGATTTAGCAAAAATCCATGGGAATATAGGAAtggaatgggccaaggatgcgcAAAGGAATGAAGCAGGCTGAGGATgcccaaaagaataaaatgggccaaggaagcccaagatAGTATGAGAATAAGCCCAGTAGAAATATTTGGCAATGTGAACTAAGTAAAAGAAAAGGTACATGGCAGGCCCAAATGAGGCCTAGCAAGCACAAGTTAAATGATAACATGGCAGAAGTAACGGAGTGGCATAGCAGAAGTGTCAGCCGACCCACAAAGAAGGCAGGGGCTAGATTGAAGAAAGAAGGACCCATACTCGAGCAAAGCCCAGCCTAGGGAAGAAATGAAATGCAAAGAATAAAGACTCAATGACTCATTCATGCCACAAAGGGTTAAAAATAAGCAGTAGAATGCAGAGAAGGACCAGATAAATCCACAGGCAACGGCAAACGTATGAACGGCAGACAAGCCATGAACTCACATGGAAGTGGAGCACGCACAAGATTCAGGCACCACCCACTTGCACCCAGCCATTACAAGTGCAGTGGGTCAtaggtcagaggtaagagagggtatggtctggcaGTGGGGAGAAGGGGAAATTCTATTCTAGGATTCCTACTCAAAACTCTTTGGGGGGAAATGTCCTGCTGgaatgacataccacccaaaaagGGAAAATATGAGCTGAAATTACTAATTGCATGCCATAAGAATTAGTAAGAGAGAATACTTAATCCTTATCTAGATGGGAACGCCATGAAaggcaagaaaataaaacaaaaactcattTGTCTAGGAATGGAATGTGAAGGACACCTACACCAGGCCAAAAGTAGTTGAGGGGTAAAACAATAAAACTCATCATGGCAGACAGTATAAAAAGGCCTTAGCTGTGCACAACAAGGAACAATAGAAGAAGGGTGGAAGAGTAAGAA
The sequence above is drawn from the Castanea sativa cultivar Marrone di Chiusa Pesio chromosome 5, ASM4071231v1 genome and encodes:
- the LOC142633980 gene encoding uncharacterized protein LOC142633980, with protein sequence MSSSQLYRRLHGIFTPSLSAASTATQTNTVKAAARNAKTKERRLQKTVDSFKKSSESDRFRARHGIYESTVRRLATAKKFSMIEEILEAQKKYPEIAIEGFAIRLISLYGKAGMFDHAHKVFDEMPGLNCPRTVKSFNALLAACVSSKKFDKVDEIFRGLPPKLSIEADLVSYNVVIKAFCEMGSLDTALSMFDELEKNGMEPDSFTFNTLLEGFYSNGRFSEGEKIWAMMERKNVVHNIRSYNSRLRGMVNENRILEAVKLIDEMGSKGIEADVISYNALIKGFCKDGKLDEAKWWYNEIRKNDCSPDWVTYMTLIPCLCEEGDFDMAHELCVEVIKQRLRIDIALLRRVVDGLVKETEIEKAKELVELGKSNKYFHFKLELPLGK
- the LOC142633850 gene encoding uncharacterized protein LOC142633850, giving the protein MSFSRILRRSFSTSLQPNSTATNIKAISEDLYKERSFKRLVEKFKKYSELERFRTRTGIYEDTVRRLGRAKCFKLIEEILEDQKKYKNISKEGFSARLVALYGKSGMFEHARKVFDEMPERDCTRTVLSFNALLGACVNSKKFPLVDGLFKELPKELSIEPDLYSYNTVIKGFCEMRSFDSAVLMLDEMEKKGVEPDLITFNTLLNALYSEGQFLEGEKIWGRMDKKNVVPDSRSYNAKLLGLAIVKKTQEAVELVEEMKAKEVKLDVFSFKALIIGYVNEENLDEAKRWYNEIEKSECAPDRKTFEILVPFACEKGDLDLAFELCNEIFKRKILVDGPVLQRVLDGLVKVSRMEEAEKLVELGKTNSYRRYHLKLPSAK